The genomic window CCTCTCGTCATTCCGGGGCGCGCGTCAGCGCGAGCCCGGAATCCATGGCGCGGCCGTCTCTGCGGCCCGATGGACTCCCAGGTGCGCAATTTCGCACCATAGCTCGCGACTTCGTCGCGCCCCGGAATGACGAGAAAACCCCACGATCTGTCAAGATGAGGAAGTGTTGTGAGGCGGCAGCACTACTCAACCTTGATGTCGGCGGCCTTCACGACCGGCCACCATTTCTCGGTCTCGGCCTTCTGGAAGGCCGCGAGCGCTGCGGGCGTTTGCTGCTCCCTCGGCGGAATCTCCTGCCCCAGCGCGATATCGAGCCGCTATCCGGCCGCCCGCCTTGGCGTCAGATTGGCGGCGCCGTCGGCCGGTGGCGCGATCTGCATCAAGATGGTCTGGGTGGCGGAGGCGACCTCGATGCCGCTCTGCTGGAAGCGCAGTTTCATGCGGCGGTTAAATTCGCGCTGGACCGGCCAGCGGCCGGCCTCGGTGCAGCGGATCTGGCCGACGATCGACACCATTGCGCCATCGACCTTATCGATACCCCAGAGCTCGAGGTCACCGCGGATCAATGCACGGAATTCCGGTTCGCGGCGCATCTCCTCCACGATGTCCTTGAGGATCTGCCCGGCGCGATCGGTGTCTTCCTTGTAGGCGACGTTGACGCTGACGGAGGCGTTGCCGGCGCCGCGGCTGGCATTGGTGATGGTCGTGACCGCGCTGAACGGCACGATGTGCACGGCGCCATCGCCGGCGCGCAGGCGGATGGTGCGGATCGAGACGTTCTCCACCACGCCTGACAACCCTGAGACGCTGACATTGTCGCCGACCTGCACCGTGTTCTCCAGGAGCAGGAACAGACCCGTGATGAGGTCCTGCACCAGCTTCTGCGAACCGAAGCCGATGGCAATGCCGACGATGCCGGCGCCCGCGAGCAGCGGGGCGACATTGACGCCGATCTCGCTCAGCGCGGTAAGGCCGACGACGGTGGCGATCAGGCAGAGCAGCGCCGTCCGCAGCATCGGTTGGAAGGTGCGTAAGCGAGCGGCGCGGGCATAATGGCCGTCCCGGGACAGCGCATTGATCTGGCGGTCCAGCAGCGCGTTGCTGGCTTCCCAGATCGCGGCCGCGATGAACACGGCGAGCCCGATCGTCACCAAGGCCGAGATCAGCCGGCTGCCAATCTGACCGCCATAGAACCAGACGATCGCGTCCACGCCCCAGACTTCTAGCACCGCCACGAAGCCGATGAAGGCGATCACGCCAGATACGATCTTGCGCAGCAGCGGCAGATAGCGGTTGGCGCGGATCTCGAGACCGGGAAAGCGCTGGAGGATCTCCGGCTTGATGCGGAAGCCGCGGTCGATCAGGCTCAGCGTCAGCATGATGGCGACGCGCGTGATCAGCACCACCACGACCGTCCCGACGAAATACTGCAAGAGCAGCGAATAGCCGTTGCGGATGTTGAGCGCCCACACGGCCCACAGCGCGAGATCGAGCGCGATGGCAAGATAGTGCCAGCCGCCGGCGATGCGGTTGCGCAGACGAGCCGCGATGCCCTGCCGATCGGCCGGCGCGCGGATGGCTTCGGCGACCTGGCGGCGGCATTGCAAGATGATGACGACGATGAAGAGGTGCACGATCAGCATCACCATGCGCAGCAGCGCAGCGTAACCGGCGCGATGCAGGCCGAGCAGCAGCGCCACATTGGCGAAGGCGATGCCGGATACACCGACGCCGACGATGCGGCGCGCCCAGATCTCGATATAGGCTGCGGTCTCGGCCCGAACCGGAAACAGGCCGAACGGTCCCGCCAGCGCCCGGATCACGCAGATGAGTCCGCGGGAGAACGCATAGGCGTTGATGACAGCGAGGATCACGAGGCGAACGGTCGTGGGCTCGCCGATCTCGGTCCCGAGCAGCGCCGTGGCGATCCCCACCAAGACGACCACCGGCAGCAGTTCGAGCACGAGGCGTCCCAGCACGAAGGGCAGCCGCAGCAGGACCTGCCAGACCCTTACCAGACTGTGGTGGCGCTTGTTCAGTTCGGGCGCGGAGGTGACATCGGCTACCGATGACGGCGGATCGGCGATCGGCAGGGCCTGTGCCGGCAAGCGCGCAGTCTGCGGCACGCGCCCTTCCAGGAAGGCGACCGGCCGCCGGATCAGGCGGAACATGACCCATTCGGCCGAAAGGGCGCAACCGAGCACCAGCGCCAGCTTCCAGGCGATCTCGATCAGAAGATTGTAGGCGACGGGATCGTTCGCGGTCCGCATGATCCAGTAATAGAACGTCGGAAAATGCGTGAGCGTCCGCGCCATGCTGGCGATCTCGCTCGAGATCGCACCGATCTCCTCCGACACCGTGAGCAGGAGCTGCGCACCGAGGCCGTCGGCCGAGAGCGGGATCGGCGATTTCTGCTCCGGCGCAGCGGGTGCAGGCTGCTGCTGACCGGACACATTCGCGATCACGCGCAGCGTATCGATCATCTGCGCACGCTTCTTGTCGTCCTGCAGCGTCTCCAGCGCACGCTTGGCCTCGTCAGGCGACAGCGCGGCCACACTGCTCGCGGCCGGCGTCTCGGCGCGGGCGCCGCAGAGAGATGAGATCGCGAGGAAGAGAGCGGCGAGGAGCGCCGGGGCAAGCTTATGCGACACGCGGATTCCCTGAAAAAAATGAATGCGCTGGCGGTGCCGGGACCGTCACCACCGAAGCACATGCGTCATGTCGGATGACCGTTATTCGCCTCGGACCTGTGTCGGAAGTTGGCCTTTGAGGCGACATTCTCTTGGCATTTGGCCATGCAGGATTGGAGACGGCATAGGCTCAGCGCAGCGAGACGGCTTAAGAACGCTGAGCGCGCTCCCGCCGTTCCGCAGAGCAGTTGCTTTTGAGGGCGGTTTCCCTGTGGCCATCCTTCGAGACGCCTGCTTTATGCGGCCACCTCAGGATGAGGACTGAATGCGCGGCAACAGTTTCAACGAGCACCGCTGCCGCTTAGCCTCATCCTGAGGAGCTTGCGGAGCAAGCGTCTCGAAGGACGAGGCGCGCGCAGGCCGCCTAAAGTGCCACGAGCGATAGCCCAGCGTCATTCCGGGCGTCGGCCCGGAATGACGGCAAGGAGGGAGGAGGGACAAGGCAGAACTTTAATGCGTTCGTCGTGGCGGCCTCGGCGCGGTCAGCCATTGATCGACGTGATGCAAATTACAGCGCCGGGAAGGTAGGGGCTTTGCCTCACTGATGTAGCCCGCTAAACCTTGACCCGGCGTGCCGTTCGCGGTTTTCGCCGCTATGCGATAGTCCGAACGAGCTCCATCGCACTTAGCGGCTGGATTTGCGGAGGTGGTGTCATAGACCTCCCCTTGCTCATGAGGTGAACGTTGCGCGTCGCTTGTTTGCGACCTCTGCGATGCTCCTCCCGAGACACAAAACTGTCAAGCAGGATCGATGACCTGAAGGATCACATTTGAACGCGCGAGTTCCCTGGACGGGGCATGGTGACATTATGCGCCTGTTTTGCCCGACGCGTCAAGCGAATTTCGTAAAATCCGCATAAGCACGACATGGCCGGCAAGCCATTGATTCCGCTATCCCCGGCTACTGTGCATGGGGTTGTTTTCGCAATTATTGTCCATGGCCGGCTCGCGCCGCCTAGAGAAACATGTCTGTCAGGTCGACCGTCGAGGACTTTCCGACCCGGTCGAAGTTTCGCGCCAGCCAGCTTCGCGCCGCCTCGCGGCCCTCGTCGCGCAGGCGACACAACAGGCTCCATTCGGGATGGAATTGCGTGGCCGTACCGAGCTGCGACATCAGCTGATCGTTGCCGATCCAGTGCATGTACATGCGGCTGTGCCTGTCGCTGTCGAGCTCGCCGTCGTCGATCAGCCGTGTGGCGAAGGCGATCGCGCGCATCTCGCGCATCAAGGACGAATTGAAGCTGATCTCGTTGATGCGGTGGAGGACATCGGCCGCGCTGGTCGGCAGCTCATCGCGCCGGATCGCCGTGACCTGCACGATGATGACGTCGTGACTGCCCTTGCGGTAGATCAGCGGAAAGATCGCGGGATTGCCGAGATAGCCGCCATCCCAATAATGCTCGCCGTCGATCTCGACGGCCTGAAAATAGGGCGGCAGGCAAGCCGAGGCGAGCACGGTTTCCGCGCTGAGAAACGGGCTCTGGAACACCTTGATCTTGCCGGTGCGGACGTTGGTGGCGTTGAGAAACAGCTCTGGCGCCTCGGGCGAGGAGTTGAGCCGGTCGAAATCGATCACGCGCTGCAGCAGCGCGCGGAGCGGATTGAAGTTGAAGGGATTGAGCAGGTTCGGCGGCAGCGTGTGCGTCAGCGTGTGGATGAAGGCATGGACCGGATGATATTCCGGCGGCAGCTTCAGGGCCTGGATCCACTGGTTTAGCGGCGAGAGCAAATCGTACGCCAAGTCCATGCGCGACACTTCGTACCAGAATGCGTGCAGGCTCTGCCGCGCCGCCTCCGCGCCTCCGTTCGCCATGCCGGAGGCCATCGCCACCGCATTCATCGCGCCGGCACTGGTGGCGCTGATCGCCTCGATCGCGAGCCGGCCATCCTCGAGCACCTGGTCGAGCACGCCCCAGACGAAGGCGCCGTGCGCGCCGCCGCCCTGCAGCGCGAAGTTGACGTTCTTGCGGTTCGCGGTCCCGTTGGCTGTCACTTTGCCCGCTTCCTGCCTCCTGTCCCTTCTTTCTCCAGCGCCATGCGCACTTGCTCGAATTCCTGCAGCGAGGCCCTGTCGGCACGCGGAAAGCGCAGGTCCAGCTTTTCGAGCGCTGCATTGATCACCGAGCCGATCACGACGCGGGCGAACCATTTATGGTCGGCAGGCACGACGTACCACGGCGCATGTGGTGTCGACGTGTGGCGGACGATGTCCTGATAGACCGCCTGGTAGCGCGGCCACAGCGCGCGCTCCTTGATGTCATCCATCGAGAACTTCCACTGCTTGGCCGGCTCTTCCAGCCGGTCGAGGAAGCGCTGGCGCTGCTCCTCCCTGGAGACGTTGAGGAAGAACTTCAGCACCACGGTGCCGTTGCGGCCGAGATAGCGCTCGAAGGCGGAGATGTCCTCGAACCGCTCCTTCCAGATGTTCTTGGTGACGAGCTTTGCCGGCAGCTTCTCCTTGGCGAGGATCTCCGGATGCACCCGCGTCACCAGGCATTCCTCGTAATGGGAGCGGTTGAAGATGCCGATATGGCCGCGCTCCGGCAGCGCGACCACGTGGCGCCAGAGGAAGTCGTGGTCGAGCTCCTTGCTGTTCGGCGCCTTGAAGGCACGGACCTCGCAGCCCTGCGGATTGATGCCCTCGAAGATCGCCTTGATCGCACTGTCCTTGCCGCCGGCGTCCATAGCCTGGAATACGATCAGGAGCGACCAGCGGTCCTGGGCGTAGAGCTTCTCCTGAAACGCGATCAGCCGCTTCTTGTTGGCATCGAGGATCTCCTGCGCCGTCTCCTTGTCGAGATCGCCCTTCTCGTCGGTCTTGTGGTCCTTGAGGTGAAACTTGCCGGATCCGTCGTAACGGAACGGCGTGATGTAACGGTCGAGCTGGTCGGCGATCGATTTGGACGGCTTCTTGCTCATGAGTTCGGGGACACCTTGCGTTGCGGCTTCAGTCGGTCGAGCACGCTACCAAGGATGCCCTTGGGAAGAAATATGATGAAAAGCACGAGCAGCACGCCATAGACGAGATTGTCCCAGCCGACCGCCTTGGTGCCGAAGCCGATACGCAAGCTCTCCGCGAGCAGGATGGTGATGATGGCGCCGACGGTCGGGCCGAGCGAGACGAACAGGCCGCCGACGATGGCCGCGAACACCATCTGCAGCGACACCGCGATGCCGCTGACGGTGTCGGGCGTGATGAACATCTGGTACTGGCAGTAGATCGCGCCGGCGAGCGCCGTCATCAGCGCGCTGAGCAGCGTGATCTTCAGCTTCTCCGCGGTGACGTCGACACCGGCCGCAGCCGCGGCGTCCTCGTCCTCCGAGATCGCCTCCAGCGCATGGCGAGCCATGCTGCGGTCGACCCAGTGCCAGACCACGATGCCGAACAGCCAAATCGCAAGTGCGATCAGATACCAGGTGGTCTTGTCGTCGAATTGCAGCGCCAGCAGCTTGTTGCCGGACGCACGGTTCGGCGTGTAGCCGAGCGAGCCGCCGGTATAGTCGCGCGTCGCGGTGATGACCTGGAGCACGATGCCTGATAGCGCCAGCGTCACCAGCACGAAATAGTGCCCGGTGATGCGGAAACGAAAGCAGGGATAGCCGACGATCAGCGCCAGTGCGCCGGCCGCGACCATGCTGACGGGAATGCCGATCCATGGCGAGAGGCCGAGGTGATTCCACAAAAGCGCGGTGACGTAGGCGCCGATCCCCATGAAGCCGCCGTGCCCGAGCGAGACCAGGCCGAACCGTCCCATCATCGACCAGGATGTATAGGCGAACGACCAGATCAGGATCAGCACCAGGATGTGCAGGTGATAAGGATCGCGATAGACGAAGGGCAGCGCGATCAGCGCCGCCAGCCCTATCCCCCAGGCTGCAAGCCGCCCCTGCCCCATCATCGGCGCCTCGCCAGGAGCCCTGCGGGCCGGATGAACATCATGACGATGAAGAAGGCGAAGGCGAGCACATAGCCCCATTCGAGATCAGAGAACAGGCCGCCGAGCGAGATGATCTCGGCGAACAGGAACGAGGCGATGAAGCCGCCGATGAAATTGCCTAAGCCCCCGAGCACGCAGATCAGGAAGGTGATCGGTCCGAAGGAGAGGCCGACGAAGGGATGCACGTCATACTGCAGCACCAGGAGGCAGGCCGCCAGCCCGGCCAGCGCACCGCCGAGCGCGGACGTGATGAGATAGATCCGCTTGGCGTCGACGCCCATCAGCGCCATGATCTGTCGGTCCTGCGAAATGGCGCGGATCGCGGTGCCGGTGAAGGTTCGCGTCATGAACAGATAGACCGCGACCATGCCGACCAGTGCCGCCACGAAGGACAGCAGCCGTGCGTAGCTGAAATTCATGTCGCCGAAGGCGAGCACCGGCAGGCGGATGCCGAGGTTGCGGAAGTCGATGCCGAAGGCGACGGTGGCAAAGCTCTGCAGCACGAACAGCACGCCGCCGGTCGCGAGCAACTGATTGATCGGCGGTGCCGTGAGCAGCGGCGCGATCACGAGGTAGTGCAGCGCCGCCCCGAGGAGCGCGACCAGCAGGACGGTAAAGGGAGCGGCGATGAAATAGCTGACCCCGTAATACTGCACCATAAAGTACATGGCGTACATGCCGATCATCACGAGCTCGGCATAGCAGATCCAGGTCACGTCAATGACGCCGAAGATCAGGTTGAGACCGAGCGCAAGCAACGCCAGCACGCCGCCGAGCAGGATGCCGTTGATCACGGCCTCCAGCAGATAAATGTCGAAGACGTCCAGAAATGCCTGCATGCCCCCTCACACCCCGAGATACGCTTCCTTGACCGTGTCGCTCGCCAGCATCTCGGCCGAGGTGCCGGAGGCGCGGATCGTGCCCGCCTCGATCAGATAGGCGCGATCGACCACTTTCAGCACCTGCTGCACGTTCTGCTCGACGATCAGCACGGTCAGGCCGCTGGCACGGATTCGCTTCACCAGCTCGAACACCTGCTGCACCACGACCGGCGCGAGGCCTGCCGACGGCTCGTCGAGCAGCAGGAGTTTCGGATTGGACATCATCGCGCGGCCGATCGCGCACATCTGCTGCTCGCCGCCCGACATGGTGCCGGCCATCTGGTGGCGTCGCTCCTTCAGGCGCGGAAACAGATCGAACACGACGTCGAGCCGCTCGGCATAGCGGGCGCGCGCCTCCTTCATGAAGGCGCCCATCTTGAGATTATCGTCGACCGAAAGCCGCGGAAACAGCCGGCGGTTCTCCGGCACATGCGCAATGCCGAGGCTGACGATCTTGTGCGACGGCGTCGCCACGACGTCGATGCCCTCCATTTTGATCGAGCCTCGCGACGGCCGGATCAGGCCGGAGATGATGCGCATCAAGGTGGTCTTGCCGGCGCCGTTGGGCCCGATGACGCCGACGGCCTCGCCGGCCTTGACGTCGAGATTGACATCGAACAGCGCCTGGAACGTGCCATAGCCGGCATTGACGCCGCGGAGTTCCAGCATCGGCTAACCTCCCGCGCGGCGGCGCGCCTCGGCGGCCGCGGCCTGCGTGGTCTCGGCATCGGTGCCGAGATAGACCTCGATCACCCGCGGGTCTCCGGCAACCGCGCTGGGCAGTCCCTCCGAGATCTTCTCGCCGTGATCGAGCACCATGACGCGATCGACGACGCGCATCAGCACGCCCATGATGTGCTCGACCCAGATGATGGTGATACCGAGCTCGTCGCGGATGTTGCGCAGCATGTCGGCGGCCTGATCCATCTCGGCCTCGTCGAGGCCGCCGAGGCTTTCGTCGGCGAGCAACAGCTTCGGCGCGGTGGCGAGCGCCTTCGCAAGCTCGAGCTTCTTCAAGCCGGCAGCGCCGAGGCCATCGACACTGGCATGGCGATCGGTCGGCAGGCCGACCATCGCCAGCGACCGCTCGGCCGCTTCCTCGGCCTTGACGCGACTGTGGCGTCCCTGGCCGTAGAAGCCGGCCAGCGCGACATTCTCGAAGATGGTCAGGCGGCGGAAGGGTCGCGGAATCTGGAAGGTGCGGCCGATGCCGCGGTTGATGATCCGGTGCGGTGCAAGGCCTGCGATCTCATGCCCGGCGAACAGGATCGATCCGGAGCTCGGCACCAGCGTGCCGGAGAGCATGTTGAAGATCGTGCTCTTGCCGGAACCGTTGGGTCCGATCAGGCCGAGGATCTCGCCCTGGTCGACCCTGAACGAGACGTTGTTGACGGCCGTGAAGCCGCCAAACCGCTTCACCAGCCCGCTGACTTCCAACACCGAAGCACTCCGCCGCTACTGGTTGCTGTAGGTGGTGCCTTTCGGCAGCGGCAGCACCGCCTCGCGCTGCGCCTGGCTCTTGGGCCACACCACAGAGGACTTGTCGTCGATGTACTGGATCACGACGGGAAAGGAGCGTTCGTTCTGCCCGGCCATCGGCGTGCCCTCACCGTAGAACTTCACGCCGAAGCCGAGCATGGTTCCGCCCTCGGGAATGTCGGTGTCGAGCGCCGCCTTGCGCAGCGCGTCGGGATCGACACCGCCATACTTCTTGATCGCGCGCGGCAGCACGTCGCTCATGAATAAATACGTGTTGGACGCGCCGATGCCGACATGGGCCGAGCGGATCGCGACTCCGGGCTTGATCCTGTCGAACTCCTCGCCGACCATCTTGATCACGGGCGGCAGCTTCGGATCCATGGTCTTCTGGTTGGCGAGCCAGATCGAGATCGGGTCGGCGTTGAAGATGTAGGCGGCGTCTGCGCCCATGCCTTCCTTCAGCTTCTCGTAGACGCCGTAGCCGGCGCCATGTCCCATCAGCGCGCCGAACTTCAATCCCTGCTCGCGGGCCTGGCGCAGCAACAGCGTGATGTCGGGGTTGTAGCCGGTGTGGAAGATGACGTCGGGCTTGGCGCGCTTCAGCTTGGTCACCAGCGCGGAGAGATCAGGCGCGGTTGCCGAGTAACCTTCCTTCAGCACGACATTGAAGCCGGCCTTCTTCGCACCGGCCTCATTGCCCTTGGAGACGTCGACGCCATAGGCGCCGTCCTCGTGGATGATGGCGACGCGCAGGTCCTTCGGCTCCTTGCCGAACTTCTCCTTGGCGTTCTGCGCGATGAAATCCATCGTCATCATGCCGAACTGGTCACCGCTCGCTTGCGGGCGGAACACGTATTTGTAGCCCTTCTCGTTGAACACGGCCGACGAGATGCAGGTCGTGATCCACATGAATTTCTTGAGCTGCTCGACACGGGCCGCGACCGGCACGCATTGCGCCGAGGAGAAGAAGCCGAGCACCATGTCGACCTTCTCCTGCTCGAGCAGGCGGACGGATTCGTTGATGGCGATGTCAGGCTTGCTTTGCGCGTCGGCGTAGACGGCCTCGATCTTGTAACCCTCGACACCGGTCTTGGCGAAATGATCGAGGATGATCTTTGCGCCGACGTAGTTCAGCTCGGACCCGCCGCCGGCGAGGGGTCCGGTCAAATCAAAGACGACGCCGATCTTGATCTTTTTCTCTAAGGCTTGATCTTGGGCCTGGGCGGACACCGCCAAGCCGGTCGCTGCAATCGCGACCAACAGCCCACGTATCAAACGGGCAGCCATGCGCAGGCGCATCAAAACCTCCCTGGACGATTGTGCATCGCATTCTTGTTGATCTTGCTTTTTCGCCCATCACATGGGGTGAGCGAAGCGATGTCAAGCCTCGCGCGTCAGCGAGAGGCGAACTGCTGCGCAATAAAGG from Bradyrhizobium zhanjiangense includes these protein-coding regions:
- a CDS encoding branched-chain amino acid ABC transporter permease is translated as MQAFLDVFDIYLLEAVINGILLGGVLALLALGLNLIFGVIDVTWICYAELVMIGMYAMYFMVQYYGVSYFIAAPFTVLLVALLGAALHYLVIAPLLTAPPINQLLATGGVLFVLQSFATVAFGIDFRNLGIRLPVLAFGDMNFSYARLLSFVAALVGMVAVYLFMTRTFTGTAIRAISQDRQIMALMGVDAKRIYLITSALGGALAGLAACLLVLQYDVHPFVGLSFGPITFLICVLGGLGNFIGGFIASFLFAEIISLGGLFSDLEWGYVLAFAFFIVMMFIRPAGLLARRR
- a CDS encoding mechanosensitive ion channel domain-containing protein; this encodes MSHKLAPALLAALFLAISSLCGARAETPAASSVAALSPDEAKRALETLQDDKKRAQMIDTLRVIANVSGQQQPAPAAPEQKSPIPLSADGLGAQLLLTVSEEIGAISSEIASMARTLTHFPTFYYWIMRTANDPVAYNLLIEIAWKLALVLGCALSAEWVMFRLIRRPVAFLEGRVPQTARLPAQALPIADPPSSVADVTSAPELNKRHHSLVRVWQVLLRLPFVLGRLVLELLPVVVLVGIATALLGTEIGEPTTVRLVILAVINAYAFSRGLICVIRALAGPFGLFPVRAETAAYIEIWARRIVGVGVSGIAFANVALLLGLHRAGYAALLRMVMLIVHLFIVVIILQCRRQVAEAIRAPADRQGIAARLRNRIAGGWHYLAIALDLALWAVWALNIRNGYSLLLQYFVGTVVVVLITRVAIMLTLSLIDRGFRIKPEILQRFPGLEIRANRYLPLLRKIVSGVIAFIGFVAVLEVWGVDAIVWFYGGQIGSRLISALVTIGLAVFIAAAIWEASNALLDRQINALSRDGHYARAARLRTFQPMLRTALLCLIATVVGLTALSEIGVNVAPLLAGAGIVGIAIGFGSQKLVQDLITGLFLLLENTVQVGDNVSVSGLSGVVENVSIRTIRLRAGDGAVHIVPFSAVTTITNASRGAGNASVSVNVAYKEDTDRAGQILKDIVEEMRREPEFRALIRGDLELWGIDKVDGAMVSIVGQIRCTEAGRWPVQREFNRRMKLRFQQSGIEVASATQTILMQIAPPADGAANLTPRRAAG
- a CDS encoding patatin-like phospholipase family protein, encoding MTANGTANRKNVNFALQGGGAHGAFVWGVLDQVLEDGRLAIEAISATSAGAMNAVAMASGMANGGAEAARQSLHAFWYEVSRMDLAYDLLSPLNQWIQALKLPPEYHPVHAFIHTLTHTLPPNLLNPFNFNPLRALLQRVIDFDRLNSSPEAPELFLNATNVRTGKIKVFQSPFLSAETVLASACLPPYFQAVEIDGEHYWDGGYLGNPAIFPLIYRKGSHDVIIVQVTAIRRDELPTSAADVLHRINEISFNSSLMREMRAIAFATRLIDDGELDSDRHSRMYMHWIGNDQLMSQLGTATQFHPEWSLLCRLRDEGREAARSWLARNFDRVGKSSTVDLTDMFL
- a CDS encoding ABC transporter substrate-binding protein, encoding MRLRMAARLIRGLLVAIAATGLAVSAQAQDQALEKKIKIGVVFDLTGPLAGGGSELNYVGAKIILDHFAKTGVEGYKIEAVYADAQSKPDIAINESVRLLEQEKVDMVLGFFSSAQCVPVAARVEQLKKFMWITTCISSAVFNEKGYKYVFRPQASGDQFGMMTMDFIAQNAKEKFGKEPKDLRVAIIHEDGAYGVDVSKGNEAGAKKAGFNVVLKEGYSATAPDLSALVTKLKRAKPDVIFHTGYNPDITLLLRQAREQGLKFGALMGHGAGYGVYEKLKEGMGADAAYIFNADPISIWLANQKTMDPKLPPVIKMVGEEFDRIKPGVAIRSAHVGIGASNTYLFMSDVLPRAIKKYGGVDPDALRKAALDTDIPEGGTMLGFGVKFYGEGTPMAGQNERSFPVVIQYIDDKSSVVWPKSQAQREAVLPLPKGTTYSNQ
- a CDS encoding ABC transporter ATP-binding protein, with product MLEVSGLVKRFGGFTAVNNVSFRVDQGEILGLIGPNGSGKSTIFNMLSGTLVPSSGSILFAGHEIAGLAPHRIINRGIGRTFQIPRPFRRLTIFENVALAGFYGQGRHSRVKAEEAAERSLAMVGLPTDRHASVDGLGAAGLKKLELAKALATAPKLLLADESLGGLDEAEMDQAADMLRNIRDELGITIIWVEHIMGVLMRVVDRVMVLDHGEKISEGLPSAVAGDPRVIEVYLGTDAETTQAAAAEARRRAGG
- a CDS encoding polyphosphate kinase 2 family protein; this encodes MSKKPSKSIADQLDRYITPFRYDGSGKFHLKDHKTDEKGDLDKETAQEILDANKKRLIAFQEKLYAQDRWSLLIVFQAMDAGGKDSAIKAIFEGINPQGCEVRAFKAPNSKELDHDFLWRHVVALPERGHIGIFNRSHYEECLVTRVHPEILAKEKLPAKLVTKNIWKERFEDISAFERYLGRNGTVVLKFFLNVSREEQRQRFLDRLEEPAKQWKFSMDDIKERALWPRYQAVYQDIVRHTSTPHAPWYVVPADHKWFARVVIGSVINAALEKLDLRFPRADRASLQEFEQVRMALEKEGTGGRKRAK
- a CDS encoding ABC transporter ATP-binding protein; amino-acid sequence: MLELRGVNAGYGTFQALFDVNLDVKAGEAVGVIGPNGAGKTTLMRIISGLIRPSRGSIKMEGIDVVATPSHKIVSLGIAHVPENRRLFPRLSVDDNLKMGAFMKEARARYAERLDVVFDLFPRLKERRHQMAGTMSGGEQQMCAIGRAMMSNPKLLLLDEPSAGLAPVVVQQVFELVKRIRASGLTVLIVEQNVQQVLKVVDRAYLIEAGTIRASGTSAEMLASDTVKEAYLGV